The following are encoded in a window of Heterodontus francisci isolate sHetFra1 unplaced genomic scaffold, sHetFra1.hap1 HAP1_SCAFFOLD_996, whole genome shotgun sequence genomic DNA:
- the LOC137364040 gene encoding galanin peptides-like produces the protein MYKGRTLICMSLILCGLVTECFGLVIMPKDKRGWTLNSAGYLLGPHAANGHRSLTDKGGLAGKRDTFDDNYKSLSASFSNPLNSLDENALQTLIEFLTYLRLRESGLLDNSAVPFSAEQVQQA, from the exons ATGTATAAAGGCAGGACCTTGATCTGTATGTCTTTGATCCTCTGTGGCTTAGTGACCGAATGTTTTGGATTAGTTATTATG CCTAAAGACAAGAGAGGTTGGACATTGAACAGTGCTGGATACCTGTTGGGCCCAC ATGCTGCGAATGGTCACAGGTCACTGACTGACAAGGGGGGGCTCGCTGGAAAGAGAGATACCTTCGATGACAATTATAAATCACTTTCAGCAAGTTTCA GTAATCCACTGAATTCACTTGATGAAAATGCCCTTCAGACACTGATAGAATTTCTGACCTACTTACGTCTGAGAG AATCTGGTTTACTGGATAACTCTGCTGTGCCGTTCTCAGCAGAGCAGGTACAACAAGCGTAA